The Candidatus Schekmanbacteria bacterium genome has a window encoding:
- a CDS encoding transcriptional regulator, producing MLDDKSKKKVISRLKKIEGQTRGIAKMVEEEKYCIDILTQISAATSALTNVAKIVLQKHVETCVSDAIRNGQEKEKIEELMDVFFKFKKS from the coding sequence ATGCTCGATGACAAATCCAAGAAAAAAGTGATTTCAAGATTAAAGAAGATAGAAGGCCAAACTCGCGGTATTGCAAAAATGGTAGAAGAAGAAAAATATTGTATTGATATTTTGACACAAATATCCGCAGCCACATCAGCTTTAACGAATGTTGCTAAGATTGTATTACAGAAGCATGTAGAAACTTGTGTTTCTGATGCTATTAGAAATGGACAGGAAAAAGAAAAGATAGAGGAATTGATGGATGTATTTTTTAAATTTAAGAAATCTTGA